Proteins found in one Methylophilaceae bacterium genomic segment:
- a CDS encoding MBL fold metallo-hydrolase: MRFASLGSGSAGNCMVIEQASTCLLLDCGFSVKETINRLNGLMVSPEDITGILVTHEHDDHAKGAFKLAEKYNIPVWLSHGTHVMCTRYMPKMPIQLNIMDSHVPFVIGDIEIHPFPVPHDAREPTQFVLSDGRHKLGVLTDSGNTTPHIHQMLSGCDALVLECNHDLTMLETGPYSYSLKKRVGGYLGHLDNQSAADLLAALDNTKLKHIIAAHLSVKNNTEALAKSALSQVLNCDVDWIGVATQNTGFDWRSL, translated from the coding sequence ATGCGTTTTGCTTCACTCGGTAGTGGTAGTGCTGGCAACTGTATGGTGATAGAGCAAGCATCTACTTGCTTGCTTCTAGATTGTGGGTTTAGTGTTAAAGAGACGATTAATCGTCTAAATGGTTTGATGGTGTCGCCTGAGGATATTACAGGTATTTTGGTGACACATGAACACGATGATCATGCAAAAGGCGCTTTTAAATTAGCAGAGAAGTATAATATTCCAGTCTGGCTATCTCATGGTACACATGTAATGTGTACTCGCTATATGCCTAAGATGCCAATTCAACTGAACATTATGGACAGCCACGTTCCATTTGTGATTGGAGATATAGAAATTCATCCCTTTCCAGTCCCGCACGATGCACGTGAGCCAACCCAGTTTGTTTTGAGTGATGGGCGCCATAAGCTCGGCGTTTTAACCGATAGTGGCAATACTACCCCTCACATTCATCAAATGCTGAGTGGTTGTGATGCTTTGGTTTTAGAGTGTAATCATGATTTGACTATGTTGGAAACTGGACCTTATAGCTATTCTTTAAAGAAAAGAGTGGGTGGGTATTTGGGGCATTTAGATAATCAGAGTGCTGCTGATTTGTTGGCAGCATTAGACAATACTAAACTGAAACATATTATTGCTGCCCATCTCAGTGTAAAAAATAATACCGAAGCACTTGCCAAAAGTGCACTCAGTCAAGTACTGAATTGTGATGTAGATTGGATTGGTGTTGCGACGCAAAATACGGGTTTTGATTGGCGATCGTTATAG
- the phoR gene encoding phosphate regulon sensor histidine kinase PhoR, with protein MSDIRWKTFWLGCTLIGVAAIIWAAMSLVAALIFLCIALTAYIIKHLYWLYQLQIWLKKPHFNDVPEGSGVWAIIFSALFQHQRKNVIAEAELVAALEGFQRATSALPDGIVVLNHRDEIEWCNPPAELLLGLDSSKDTYQPVQNLVRYAEFISYLQSKNYTDPIIVKSVRNTETTLQIQLINFGTAQKLLICRNISVQEKIDTMRRDFIANVSHELRTPLTVVGGFLETLIETEGAVTEGTKSYFDLMIKQTSRMRLIIEDLLTLSRIESNNEVPTASVINMSSLMHMIHNDANALSNGKHHILLNIESSLNIKGSREELLSAFTNLVSNAVRYTPEDGHITIYWGLKNKQAIFSVTDSGIGIEEQHIARLTERFYRVDHSRSRDTGGTGLGLAIVKHILSRHKAKLDIKSVPGKGSTFSIIFPQSRTLSETAKEAA; from the coding sequence GTGTCAGATATTCGGTGGAAAACATTTTGGCTAGGCTGCACGCTAATCGGGGTCGCCGCTATTATTTGGGCTGCAATGAGCTTGGTTGCCGCGCTTATCTTCTTGTGTATAGCACTCACTGCATACATCATCAAACATCTCTATTGGCTGTATCAATTACAAATTTGGCTTAAAAAACCGCACTTTAATGACGTGCCGGAGGGTAGCGGTGTTTGGGCGATTATTTTTTCGGCCTTATTTCAGCATCAACGTAAAAATGTTATCGCTGAAGCAGAGCTTGTTGCTGCGCTCGAAGGATTTCAACGCGCAACCAGCGCCTTGCCAGATGGCATTGTTGTGTTAAATCACCGTGATGAAATCGAATGGTGTAATCCACCCGCAGAACTGTTACTAGGTTTAGATTCAAGCAAAGACACTTATCAGCCGGTGCAAAATTTGGTACGTTATGCAGAATTTATTAGCTACTTACAAAGCAAAAATTATACTGACCCGATCATCGTAAAATCTGTCCGCAATACTGAAACAACCTTACAAATTCAACTCATTAATTTTGGCACTGCGCAAAAATTACTCATATGCCGCAATATTTCAGTACAAGAGAAAATAGACACCATGCGCCGAGATTTTATTGCCAATGTATCGCATGAGCTACGCACACCTTTAACCGTCGTTGGTGGATTTTTAGAAACCTTAATCGAGACAGAAGGTGCGGTAACAGAGGGCACAAAAAGCTATTTTGACTTAATGATTAAGCAAACAAGTCGTATGCGTCTGATTATCGAAGACTTGTTAACACTTTCGCGTATTGAAAGCAACAATGAAGTGCCAACAGCCTCAGTCATCAATATGTCGAGCCTAATGCATATGATTCACAATGATGCAAACGCACTGAGTAATGGTAAGCATCACATTCTCCTTAATATAGAGTCGTCTCTTAATATTAAAGGTAGTAGGGAGGAGTTATTAAGTGCATTCACCAATTTGGTGAGTAATGCCGTAAGATATACACCAGAAGATGGCCACATCACCATTTATTGGGGGCTCAAAAACAAACAGGCGATATTCAGTGTCACCGATTCAGGCATTGGTATTGAAGAGCAGCATATTGCCAGACTAACTGAACGTTTTTATCGCGTCGATCATAGTCGCAGCCGTGATACAGGAGGTACCGGTTTGGGACTTGCGATTGTCAAACACATCCTTAGCCGGCATAAAGCAAAACTAGATATAAAAAGTGTGCCTGGCAAAGGTAGTACCTTTAGTATCATCTTTCCGCAATCACGTACCTTAAGTGAGACAGCCAAAGAAGCCGCATGA
- the rsxA gene encoding electron transport complex subunit RsxA produces the protein MKSYFIILVGTVLVNNIVLVKILGLCPFMGVSKKLEASIGMAAATAFVLTVGSMTSWVIDHYLLQQYQLEYLRTLSFIVVIASVVQFTQMVMEKSFPILYQMLGIFLPLITSNCAVLGIPLLNAQTDNGFIHSALFGLGGAAGFSMVLILFASLRERLEAADVPMPFKGSAIAMITAALMSLAFMGFAGLDNY, from the coding sequence ATTAAAAGCTATTTCATTATTTTAGTAGGTACGGTGCTAGTTAATAACATCGTCTTGGTTAAAATTCTAGGGCTGTGCCCATTCATGGGCGTTTCTAAAAAATTAGAAGCGTCAATTGGAATGGCCGCTGCCACTGCTTTTGTATTAACGGTTGGTTCAATGACTAGTTGGGTTATTGACCACTATTTGTTGCAACAATATCAGTTGGAATATCTACGCACCTTATCATTTATTGTAGTCATTGCAAGTGTTGTGCAGTTTACACAAATGGTTATGGAAAAAAGCTTTCCTATTTTGTATCAAATGCTAGGCATATTCTTACCACTCATTACTAGCAATTGCGCTGTCCTAGGCATACCTTTGCTGAATGCTCAAACTGACAACGGTTTTATTCATTCTGCATTATTTGGCTTAGGTGGAGCGGCTGGCTTTTCAATGGTGCTTATTCTATTCGCATCATTGCGTGAAAGGCTAGAAGCTGCCGATGTACCGATGCCATTTAAAGGTTCTGCTATCGCGATGATTACCGCTGCATTAATGAGCCTAGCCTTTATGGGTTTCGCTGGTCTAGATAATTATTAA
- the bamC gene encoding outer membrane protein assembly factor BamC — translation MKLNTLSRLAGVSLVALLLAACGFKIPFIDTSSDYKKGNINSRPLEVPPDLTSVNSSDAYNIRGTTSYSEYTGAQEAEEPGVEQVLRNPEGVRMERAGGQRWLVVNAPAEKVWPAVREFWLEQGFAVRVENAQTGVMETEWVRSDNIKVESDTRSYGERFDKWLDSLSGLADRRKFRTRLERGEQEGTTEIFMTHRTVAGTPDDGKQRIQTQLGEIEIGYRADKTDKTVKLDQFEQDLDVELLRRLMVKLGLADEQARQIANNPVKEKHAEVVKEENQSVTLKLKDDYDRGWRRVGLALDRVGFVVEDKDRSVGIFYVRYADIDIEGVEKKKKGLFETLAFWKDDEDKSAKKSKSQEDNTIVDKLKFWKGKDEKTDPSKKYMIKVSEVDTGTKVNIVDKEGDSDASTTANRIISLLYEQLK, via the coding sequence ATGAAATTAAATACGTTAAGTAGGTTGGCAGGTGTCAGTTTAGTTGCTTTATTGTTGGCAGCATGTGGATTTAAAATTCCTTTCATTGACACGAGTTCAGATTATAAAAAAGGCAATATCAACAGTCGTCCTTTAGAAGTGCCGCCTGATTTGACATCAGTGAACTCAAGTGATGCCTATAACATCAGAGGTACAACTAGTTATTCTGAATATACTGGCGCTCAAGAGGCTGAAGAGCCTGGTGTTGAACAAGTCTTACGTAATCCAGAGGGCGTGCGTATGGAGCGAGCAGGTGGGCAACGTTGGCTTGTCGTCAATGCACCAGCTGAAAAAGTTTGGCCAGCAGTGCGCGAGTTTTGGTTAGAACAAGGGTTTGCAGTGCGTGTGGAAAATGCGCAAACTGGTGTCATGGAAACAGAATGGGTGCGCTCGGACAATATTAAAGTAGAGAGTGATACAAGGAGTTATGGTGAGCGCTTTGATAAATGGTTAGATAGTCTTTCTGGCCTTGCTGATAGACGTAAATTTCGAACCCGTTTAGAGCGTGGCGAGCAAGAAGGAACAACAGAAATCTTTATGACGCATCGGACGGTGGCTGGCACGCCTGATGATGGTAAGCAAAGAATTCAAACCCAGCTAGGGGAAATTGAAATTGGTTACCGAGCGGATAAAACTGACAAGACTGTTAAACTCGACCAGTTTGAACAAGATTTAGACGTAGAGTTGTTGCGCCGTTTAATGGTTAAGCTGGGTTTAGCTGATGAACAGGCCAGACAGATTGCAAATAATCCCGTGAAAGAAAAACATGCCGAGGTTGTGAAAGAAGAAAACCAAAGCGTTACGCTCAAGCTAAAAGATGACTATGACCGTGGCTGGCGTCGCGTTGGTTTAGCATTAGATAGAGTGGGGTTTGTGGTAGAAGATAAAGATCGATCTGTAGGTATCTTTTATGTGCGCTATGCAGATATTGATATCGAAGGAGTAGAAAAAAAGAAAAAAGGCCTATTTGAAACCTTAGCATTCTGGAAAGATGATGAGGATAAGTCGGCAAAGAAATCAAAATCTCAAGAAGATAATACTATAGTGGACAAGTTAAAATTTTGGAAAGGTAAGGATGAAAAAACTGACCCATCTAAAAAATACATGATCAAGGTTTCCGAAGTTGATACAGGCACTAAAGTTAACATCGTTGATAAAGAGGGCGATTCAGATGCGAGTACAACTGCCAATCGCATTATCTCTTTATTATATGAACAGCTAAAATAG
- a CDS encoding nodulation protein NolW yields MNNIKILILLLGLMPLSSIVYAAMEFTIITLQHRFAADLLPIISPMTGSDGTATGMHNQLVLRASPDRMREIEAVVRQLDVARVNRRITINNTNNSQSQLNRTDVRGRIKIDNMTIGNETNAGANSGNMIVERNRINTQKNSSQFLNVLDGERAFIRVGKIVPFTQEWVAITSRYVQLTRTTEWRDIAVGFAVRPRTIGNQVELEITPRIASLNNQGNIDFETLSTTLRVSLNEWVDIGGIMQNRDDISQKILGLQNSRSSRQSSLVIKVD; encoded by the coding sequence ATGAATAATATAAAAATATTAATTTTGCTCCTTGGCCTCATGCCACTCAGCTCAATCGTTTATGCAGCAATGGAGTTTACAATCATTACGCTACAGCACCGGTTTGCGGCAGATCTACTACCCATCATTTCACCAATGACTGGCAGTGATGGCACAGCGACAGGCATGCATAATCAACTTGTTTTACGTGCATCACCAGACCGTATGCGAGAAATCGAAGCTGTTGTACGGCAATTAGATGTGGCAAGAGTCAATCGTCGAATTACTATCAACAACACCAATAATAGTCAATCTCAGCTAAACCGCACTGATGTTAGAGGCAGAATAAAGATAGACAATATGACAATTGGCAATGAGACTAATGCAGGTGCTAATAGCGGCAATATGATTGTTGAGCGCAATCGTATCAACACGCAAAAAAATAGTAGTCAATTTTTAAATGTATTGGATGGTGAACGCGCATTTATCCGTGTGGGAAAAATTGTCCCTTTTACGCAAGAGTGGGTTGCGATTACCAGCCGTTACGTTCAGCTCACTCGCACGACCGAATGGCGCGACATTGCAGTAGGCTTTGCTGTGCGCCCGCGCACCATCGGCAATCAAGTAGAGTTAGAGATTACACCACGTATAGCCAGCCTCAATAATCAAGGTAATATTGACTTTGAAACACTATCAACGACACTGCGCGTTTCATTAAATGAATGGGTCGATATTGGAGGCATCATGCAAAATCGCGACGACATTAGTCAGAAAATTTTAGGCCTACAAAATAGCAGATCATCGCGACAGTCTAGCCTTGTCATTAAGGTAGATTAG
- a CDS encoding molybdopterin oxidoreductase family protein — MNKLVDAEVKTFHGGCPHDCPDTCSMEYHVQDGKLLKVTGNKAHPMTRGGLCVKLKDYEKRHYHPDRLLYPMKRVGAKGSKQFERISWDEALETITTKWKKIIAEDGPQAIMPNSYLGNQGLVHGLNGGDAFFNRMGATVTERTFCGEGSCTAWLLTVGPTAGVDPESFAHSNYIVIWACNSVSTNLHHWHIIHEAQKKGVKVVVVDSYASKTAKEADWHIAPKPGTDGALAMAMMHVIIAEGLQDQDYIDQYTHGYTELAARAKTRTPEWAEAITGVPADDIRKFAREYATTAPAAIRLGVALERNYGGSQAIRAVACLPALIGAWRHVGGGALQFPVWEHPYKFDVICRPDLIPEGTQVVNNLQFGRALLGELNLKTPIKSVMVWNTNPLTQAPETDKIAKGLEREDLFTIVADHFISDTAAYADIVLPAAMGAEMEDMVLSWGHLYLTYNEKCIEPPGEALPNQEIFRRLAKLMGYEEDNFKWSDAECLEHYVDWDAPTCEGIGLDYLRKHGFARLKDFGDKDVRARHAEGHFPTPTGKCHFLVEGAKNFVAGPFRQMYEGFQPGEDLDPLPDYLASRESPATNPELAAKYPLSIISPKSHAFLNSCYANMDGQQKAQGEQFVMINALDANARNVKEGDTVKVFNDRGAFEGKAIITDDVNAGIVVASLGYWRQLNKGTVNSISLAEFGDMGHSASFSDNLVEVGLA, encoded by the coding sequence ATGAATAAACTTGTTGATGCTGAAGTAAAAACCTTTCATGGCGGATGCCCTCACGACTGTCCAGATACTTGCAGTATGGAATATCATGTGCAGGATGGGAAATTATTAAAAGTTACAGGTAACAAAGCGCACCCCATGACGCGTGGCGGCTTGTGTGTCAAGCTGAAAGATTACGAAAAACGCCACTATCATCCCGATCGCCTGCTTTATCCAATGAAGCGCGTTGGCGCAAAAGGTAGTAAACAATTTGAACGCATTAGCTGGGATGAAGCACTTGAGACTATCACAACTAAATGGAAGAAAATCATTGCTGAAGATGGGCCGCAAGCCATTATGCCTAATAGCTATTTGGGCAACCAAGGCTTGGTACATGGTTTAAATGGCGGCGATGCATTTTTTAATCGTATGGGCGCAACTGTTACTGAACGGACATTTTGTGGAGAAGGTTCTTGCACAGCTTGGTTGCTTACGGTTGGTCCAACTGCTGGTGTCGATCCTGAAAGTTTTGCGCATTCCAATTATATTGTGATTTGGGCGTGTAACTCGGTGAGTACCAATTTGCACCATTGGCATATTATTCACGAGGCGCAGAAAAAAGGCGTTAAAGTGGTGGTGGTTGACTCTTATGCTTCTAAAACTGCTAAAGAGGCTGATTGGCATATCGCTCCCAAACCAGGTACAGATGGCGCTTTGGCCATGGCAATGATGCATGTGATTATTGCAGAAGGCTTGCAAGATCAAGATTATATTGATCAATATACCCATGGTTATACCGAACTGGCAGCACGCGCTAAAACGCGAACGCCAGAATGGGCAGAAGCAATCACAGGCGTTCCAGCCGATGATATCCGCAAATTTGCCCGTGAATATGCGACAACAGCGCCAGCCGCTATTCGTTTAGGCGTTGCATTAGAACGCAATTACGGCGGCAGTCAAGCGATTCGTGCCGTGGCTTGTTTGCCTGCATTGATTGGCGCATGGCGTCATGTTGGTGGCGGCGCTTTGCAATTTCCTGTTTGGGAACATCCCTATAAATTTGATGTGATTTGTCGTCCAGATTTAATTCCAGAAGGCACACAAGTCGTCAATAACTTGCAGTTTGGCCGTGCTTTATTAGGTGAATTGAATTTAAAAACGCCCATTAAATCCGTCATGGTATGGAACACCAATCCGCTCACGCAAGCACCAGAAACGGACAAAATTGCAAAAGGATTAGAGCGAGAAGATTTGTTTACCATCGTTGCCGATCATTTTATTTCTGATACCGCCGCTTATGCAGATATTGTTTTGCCAGCCGCGATGGGTGCCGAGATGGAAGATATGGTGCTGTCATGGGGGCATTTATACCTCACCTACAACGAAAAATGTATTGAGCCACCAGGTGAAGCGCTACCTAATCAAGAAATATTTAGGCGCCTAGCCAAATTGATGGGTTATGAAGAAGATAATTTTAAGTGGAGTGATGCTGAATGCCTTGAGCATTATGTTGACTGGGATGCGCCTACTTGCGAAGGTATTGGCCTAGATTATTTGCGTAAGCATGGTTTTGCCCGCCTAAAAGACTTTGGCGATAAAGACGTACGTGCGCGTCATGCGGAAGGTCATTTTCCTACGCCAACCGGTAAATGTCACTTTTTGGTAGAAGGTGCTAAAAACTTTGTGGCAGGCCCATTCCGCCAAATGTATGAAGGCTTTCAGCCGGGTGAAGATTTAGACCCGCTACCTGATTATTTAGCCTCTCGCGAATCACCTGCGACGAATCCTGAACTGGCTGCAAAATATCCGCTCAGCATTATTTCACCAAAGAGTCATGCATTCTTAAATTCTTGCTACGCGAATATGGATGGTCAGCAAAAAGCACAAGGTGAGCAGTTTGTAATGATTAACGCACTAGATGCCAATGCGCGTAACGTAAAAGAGGGTGATACGGTAAAAGTATTTAATGACCGCGGCGCATTTGAAGGCAAAGCGATTATTACTGATGATGTGAATGCAGGTATCGTCGTTGCTTCACTTGGCTATTGGAGGCAGTTGAATAAAGGGACTGTTAATTCGATTAGTCTGGCCGAGTTTGGCGATATGGGACATTCGGCTAGCTTTTCGGATAATTTGGTTGAGGTTGGGTTGGCGTAG
- the rsxB gene encoding electron transport complex subunit RsxB, with translation MLIALYIMLGLALLLGGVLGYAALKFKVEGDPLIARIDAILPQTQCGQCGYPGCKPYATAIANGEADINQCPPGGDEGVRALADLMGVEYKPLNEEHGQTKPKAVAFIEEDLCIGCTLCIQACPVDAILGAAKHMHTIVASECTGCELCVAPCPVDCITMEPIGETPDNWKWKHPTIPIKPV, from the coding sequence ATGTTAATCGCTTTATATATCATGTTAGGACTGGCACTGCTGCTGGGGGGCGTATTGGGTTATGCCGCACTCAAGTTTAAAGTTGAAGGTGATCCGCTCATTGCGCGAATTGATGCCATATTGCCACAGACACAATGCGGACAATGCGGATATCCAGGATGTAAGCCCTATGCAACCGCAATCGCGAATGGCGAAGCAGATATTAATCAATGTCCACCAGGTGGTGACGAAGGCGTGCGTGCTTTAGCTGATTTAATGGGAGTGGAATATAAACCATTAAATGAAGAGCATGGTCAAACTAAACCAAAGGCAGTTGCTTTTATTGAAGAAGATTTATGTATTGGCTGCACTTTATGTATTCAAGCTTGTCCTGTAGATGCTATTTTGGGCGCAGCGAAACATATGCATACCATTGTCGCTAGTGAATGTACTGGTTGCGAACTTTGTGTAGCACCTTGCCCCGTAGACTGCATTACGATGGAGCCGATTGGAGAAACACCTGATAACTGGAAATGGAAACACCCGACTATACCGATTAAACCTGTGTAA
- the phoB gene encoding phosphate regulon transcriptional regulator PhoB, producing MPANILVVEDEPAIQELLALNITQAGHTPMRAISAEHAQELLRNAIPDLILLDWMLPGMSGIEFARKLKADSATKQIPIIMLTARSDEFDKVRGLEVGADDYVTKPFSPKELNARIKAVLRRRAPQMTDDPIEIQGLYLDPITHRVKGNETIIELGPTEFRLLHFFMSNPERVHSRGQLLDKVWGDRVFVEDRTVDVHIRRLRNALSISGHEDLIQTVRGAGYRLSALKN from the coding sequence ATGCCTGCAAACATATTAGTTGTAGAAGACGAGCCTGCGATTCAAGAGTTATTAGCACTCAATATTACTCAGGCAGGTCACACACCCATGCGCGCCATTAGCGCCGAACATGCACAAGAACTATTACGAAATGCAATTCCTGATTTAATTTTGCTTGATTGGATGCTGCCTGGCATGAGTGGTATTGAATTTGCGCGCAAACTCAAAGCAGATAGTGCCACTAAACAAATTCCCATCATTATGCTAACAGCACGTAGCGATGAATTTGACAAAGTACGGGGCTTAGAAGTAGGTGCCGACGATTACGTTACCAAACCATTTAGCCCTAAAGAACTCAATGCCAGAATTAAAGCAGTATTGCGGCGCAGAGCACCACAAATGACAGACGACCCTATTGAAATTCAAGGTCTATATCTCGATCCGATTACCCATCGGGTAAAAGGAAATGAAACAATAATAGAGCTAGGCCCAACAGAATTTAGACTCTTACATTTCTTTATGAGCAACCCTGAACGCGTGCATTCTCGCGGTCAATTGCTCGACAAAGTATGGGGTGATCGTGTATTTGTTGAAGACCGCACAGTAGATGTTCATATTAGACGTCTACGCAATGCACTTTCAATCTCAGGTCATGAAGATTTAATTCAAACTGTACGTGGTGCAGGATACCGACTCTCCGCATTAAAAAATTAA
- a CDS encoding cupin domain-containing protein yields MNHPLALLNQLTPAEFLAEYWQKKPLVIRQAIPNFQGLLTPNELAGLACEEDAQSRIVQNKDDTWLLSHGPFDEETLTALPEKNWTLLVQSVNHHLTEAAALLSQFNFIPHARLDDLMISYAPTGGSVGPHMDSYDVFLLQGSGKRRWKINAKPDLTLVDGVPLRILKHFDTEQEWVLEPGDMLYLPPNIAHYGISEDDNCMTYSIGFRVPKSQELIEGFLAHLQDTIQIEGLYEDADLSLQQHPAAISDAMIEKVSTILQSITWDKATVSDFLGCYLTEPKPDVLFAASVKKITIEAFAQLLAEQSIWLDLKSQLLFDQRHQFYINGERLDISADILALMCTLADQRFLQTTSLAYEQRLALANTLHAALMAGYLHID; encoded by the coding sequence ATGAATCATCCATTAGCGCTATTAAATCAACTAACACCAGCTGAGTTTTTAGCTGAATATTGGCAAAAGAAACCGTTAGTCATTCGTCAAGCCATACCCAATTTTCAAGGTCTTTTAACACCAAATGAATTAGCTGGTCTTGCCTGTGAGGAAGATGCGCAATCCAGAATTGTGCAAAATAAAGATGATACTTGGCTATTAAGCCACGGCCCATTTGATGAAGAAACACTGACCGCACTACCTGAAAAAAATTGGACGTTATTGGTTCAAAGCGTTAATCATCATTTAACTGAAGCAGCAGCATTATTAAGCCAATTTAATTTTATTCCACATGCACGTCTTGATGATTTGATGATTAGCTATGCGCCAACGGGCGGCTCTGTTGGCCCACATATGGATTCTTATGATGTATTTTTACTGCAAGGCAGCGGCAAAAGACGTTGGAAAATTAATGCGAAACCCGATTTAACATTAGTTGATGGTGTGCCACTACGTATACTAAAACACTTCGACACTGAACAAGAATGGGTACTAGAACCTGGCGATATGCTGTATTTGCCCCCCAATATTGCACACTATGGCATTTCAGAAGACGATAATTGTATGACCTACTCTATTGGCTTTCGAGTACCCAAATCGCAAGAGTTAATTGAAGGCTTTCTGGCGCATTTGCAAGATACTATTCAAATTGAAGGACTTTATGAAGATGCAGATTTAAGCTTACAGCAGCATCCTGCAGCCATTAGTGATGCAATGATAGAAAAAGTAAGCACTATCTTACAGTCAATCACATGGGACAAAGCCACTGTCAGTGATTTTCTTGGATGCTATCTCACCGAACCAAAACCTGACGTATTATTTGCGGCCTCAGTAAAAAAAATTACAATTGAGGCGTTTGCTCAATTACTTGCTGAACAATCAATATGGCTCGATTTAAAGTCGCAATTACTCTTTGACCAACGTCATCAATTTTATATAAATGGCGAACGACTCGATATTTCAGCGGACATATTAGCGCTCATGTGCACATTGGCAGATCAGCGCTTTTTACAAACCACGTCTCTAGCCTATGAACAGCGATTAGCATTGGCAAATACATTACATGCCGCATTAATGGCTGGCTATCTACACATTGACTAG
- a CDS encoding 4-hydroxy-tetrahydrodipicolinate synthase, which yields MLQGSMVAIVTPMFEDGKLDLDALRRLIDFHVNAGTDGIVIVGTSGEAPTVDFEEHHLLIKTAVEHINGRVKVIAGTGANSTKEAIELTAKAKEIGVDACLLVAPYYNKPTQEGLYQHFAAVAAAVDIPQILYNVPGRTGCDIANETALRLAHIPNIVGIKDATGSIERGTDLILRSPKDFAIYSGDDATGLALMLLGGHGVISVTANIAPKLMSDMCAAARAGRLAEACAINAKLFGLHQQLFVEANPIPVKWVLHQMGMIQSGIRLPMVSCSSQYHDRLRAAMKAAGVN from the coding sequence ATGTTGCAAGGCAGTATGGTGGCAATTGTCACTCCCATGTTTGAAGATGGAAAGCTTGATCTAGACGCATTACGTAGGTTAATTGACTTTCACGTAAACGCAGGAACTGATGGTATTGTAATTGTTGGTACTTCTGGTGAAGCGCCGACAGTTGATTTTGAAGAGCACCACCTCCTTATTAAAACGGCTGTAGAGCATATTAATGGTCGGGTGAAGGTGATAGCGGGTACAGGTGCAAATTCGACAAAAGAAGCCATCGAGTTAACTGCCAAAGCAAAAGAGATAGGCGTAGATGCCTGCTTGCTGGTTGCGCCATATTACAATAAACCGACTCAAGAAGGACTTTATCAACATTTTGCTGCCGTTGCTGCTGCAGTCGATATTCCGCAAATTTTATATAATGTGCCAGGTCGCACAGGTTGCGATATTGCCAATGAGACTGCGCTTAGGTTGGCACATATTCCAAATATTGTCGGTATTAAAGATGCAACAGGTAGCATAGAGCGCGGTACAGACTTGATACTGCGATCACCGAAAGATTTTGCTATTTACAGCGGCGATGATGCAACTGGGCTTGCATTAATGCTACTTGGCGGTCATGGTGTTATTTCGGTGACAGCCAATATAGCGCCCAAGTTAATGTCTGACATGTGTGCTGCAGCAAGAGCTGGAAGACTTGCAGAAGCTTGCGCAATTAATGCAAAATTATTTGGTTTGCATCAGCAGTTGTTTGTAGAGGCTAATCCAATTCCAGTGAAATGGGTGCTGCACCAAATGGGGATGATTCAATCAGGTATCCGCTTACCAATGGTAAGCTGCTCTTCGCAATATCACGATAGATTACGTGCAGCAATGAAAGCAGCGGGAGTTAATTAA